One segment of Amycolatopsis alba DSM 44262 DNA contains the following:
- a CDS encoding FUSC family protein encodes MISRITQATTDRLVASDPGLVRLRLAFSAVLSIVVAVLAILPFHQPLTVTLVAAIAAMTSAFTVNDTTTGQQAVTLLLGLVLGAASLTAASVGSAVPPLDSVVFVLLIFVAVYAQRFGSRGIALGSLSFFLFFFAMFLQTHLKQVPVLLLALTIGIAANAVVRFVLVRKRTDAEFLRIRRAFRARLAAVVRAAEDHLAVGGSERTRKRLRTTNSRMHESVLLIEDTAPEVAGAESANRLRRRAIEVELAVQWLTITVQRTCAEDLDEDVRDDLIARMRRFRSLIERDPRELPLISETEEFSKMLVEGSRIDEHAAPGDGVRRALAELALADVRAQRVAEHDVSDTADDPEDPDEEKSAAFAYDNQTRSAIQAVVGGGLAVLGGELVSSQRWYWAVLTVFVVFIGSSTAGATFVKGVRRLGGTLIGIVGGLVLTLVVSGSVPATLALILVCVFGMVYMARVSQVIMAFFITSMLGLLYSLLGTFSLEVLWIRVAETAVGAAAGVLAAVVIVPVRTRAVMLDDVSALLDELDEFVEKAAGLLSGAENVSVIEKSRDLDRAVDKVRTTIEPLTHPVNLSSRRDYGWHVLTTVETIAFRARHVAARSQAGLLVNEADRLLLYTGRIRENIVVLGKAIGDPGGSGHGTLVRDDGTPVADRIDDPRARSVLTSLGHLDETVIALGRAFGVEATDPAPSGKG; translated from the coding sequence ATGATCTCCCGCATCACCCAGGCCACGACCGACCGTCTGGTCGCCTCCGACCCCGGCCTGGTCCGGCTCCGGCTCGCCTTCTCCGCCGTGCTCAGCATCGTCGTCGCGGTGCTGGCGATCCTGCCGTTCCACCAGCCGCTCACGGTCACCCTCGTCGCCGCGATCGCCGCGATGACCTCCGCCTTCACCGTCAACGACACGACCACGGGGCAGCAGGCGGTGACGCTGTTGCTCGGGCTGGTGCTCGGCGCGGCGTCGCTCACCGCGGCCAGTGTGGGTTCGGCGGTGCCGCCGCTGGACAGCGTCGTGTTCGTACTGTTGATCTTCGTCGCGGTCTACGCCCAGCGGTTCGGTTCACGCGGGATCGCGCTGGGGTCGCTGTCGTTCTTCCTGTTCTTCTTCGCGATGTTCCTGCAGACGCATCTGAAGCAGGTCCCGGTGCTGCTGCTGGCGCTGACCATCGGCATCGCGGCCAACGCGGTCGTCCGGTTCGTCCTGGTGCGCAAGCGCACCGACGCGGAGTTCCTCCGGATCCGGCGGGCGTTCCGGGCGAGGCTCGCCGCGGTGGTGCGGGCGGCCGAGGACCATCTCGCGGTGGGCGGCAGCGAGCGCACCCGCAAGCGGCTCCGCACGACGAACTCCCGCATGCACGAGTCGGTGCTGCTCATCGAGGACACCGCGCCCGAGGTGGCGGGCGCGGAGTCGGCGAACCGGCTCCGCCGTCGCGCGATCGAGGTCGAGCTGGCGGTGCAGTGGCTGACGATCACCGTGCAGCGCACCTGCGCCGAGGATCTCGACGAGGACGTCCGTGACGATCTGATCGCGCGGATGCGGCGGTTCCGGTCACTGATCGAGCGCGATCCGCGGGAGCTGCCGCTGATCAGCGAGACCGAAGAGTTCAGCAAGATGCTGGTGGAAGGCAGCCGGATCGACGAGCACGCCGCGCCCGGTGACGGAGTCCGCCGCGCCCTCGCCGAACTCGCGCTGGCCGACGTGCGGGCGCAGCGGGTCGCCGAGCACGACGTCTCCGATACCGCCGACGATCCCGAAGATCCCGACGAGGAGAAGTCTGCGGCGTTCGCGTACGACAACCAGACCCGCAGCGCCATTCAGGCCGTCGTGGGCGGCGGGCTCGCCGTTCTCGGCGGCGAGCTGGTGTCGAGCCAGCGGTGGTACTGGGCGGTGCTGACGGTGTTCGTGGTGTTCATCGGCTCGTCGACCGCGGGGGCGACGTTCGTCAAGGGTGTCCGGCGGCTCGGCGGGACCCTGATCGGGATCGTGGGCGGGCTGGTGCTGACGCTGGTGGTGTCGGGCAGTGTGCCCGCGACGCTGGCGCTGATCCTGGTGTGCGTGTTCGGCATGGTCTACATGGCGCGGGTGTCGCAGGTGATCATGGCGTTCTTCATCACCAGCATGCTCGGCCTGCTCTACAGCCTGCTGGGGACGTTCAGCCTCGAAGTGCTCTGGATCCGGGTCGCGGAGACCGCGGTGGGTGCGGCGGCCGGGGTGCTGGCGGCGGTGGTGATCGTGCCGGTGCGCACGCGCGCGGTGATGCTGGACGACGTCTCGGCGTTGCTTGACGAGCTGGACGAGTTCGTCGAGAAGGCCGCGGGCCTGCTGTCCGGTGCGGAGAACGTGAGTGTCATCGAGAAGTCGCGTGATCTGGACCGGGCGGTGGACAAGGTCCGCACGACGATCGAGCCGCTCACCCATCCGGTGAATCTCAGCAGCCGCCGTGACTACGGCTGGCATGTGCTCACGACGGTGGAGACGATCGCCTTCCGCGCCCGGCATGTCGCCGCGCGGTCGCAGGCCGGGCTGCTGGTCAACGAGGCGGATCGGCTGCTGCTGTACACCGGGCGGATCCGGGAGAACATCGTGGTGCTGGGGAAGGCGATCGGCGATCCCGGCGGTTCGGGGCACGGGACGCTGGTCCGGGACGACGGTACGCCGGTGGCGGACCGGATCGACGATCCGCGGGCGCGTTCGGTGCTCACCAGTCTCGGGCATCTCGACGAGACGGTGATCGCGCTGGGCCGCGCGTT